DNA sequence from the Rhizoctonia solani chromosome 10, complete sequence genome:
GAGCGGTTGTGAGATATAAACGCCCAGCGCTTGTGTGGCACAGCCACTGTATCTGACGTGTCTCTTACACGTCCACGATTGCTGGACGCATACACGACATCGGATGAAACTAAAAGAAATCGTACGGACGGCGACATTCGCCTGGTCGCCTGGGTTCGAGCCTACGATTGCAACTGGCACTGTTGCTGGTGCTCTCGACGCGTCGTTCTCGAATGATGCTCATCTCGAAATATGGAGTCCAGACTTGCATGATCGCAACACTACACTTGGCGCAGAAGGGGGAGTCGGCCCAAAGGGAAAAGTAACAATATCGTCCAGGTCAGTAACACGTAAACTAATATTACGTATCACTCATCTCACGACGTACATAGATTCAATCGGCTTGCCTGGGGATACGCGAATCCCGATCGACCATTGGGAGTACTCGCCGCTGGTTTGGAATCAGGCCATCTCGAACTTTGGGATCCCGCACAGATTACGCACGAAACCGAGTATGTGCCTGCAGTATGGCGTAATTAATTTCCCCATTGGTGCTTATTTAAACTATTTAAATCTAGTGTGTCCTCTGCTCGATTGCTGCAAAATAGTACACACACTGGCCCCGTACGCGCTCTACACTTTAATCCCCTTCAAACTTCACTTCTCGCATCTGGAAGCGTCGGCAGCGAGCTTTATATCTGGGATCTGAAGAATCCTTCCACACCTTACACTCCCGGTGCTCGGTCCCAACGCCTAGACGGGATCAGCGCTCTTGGGTGGAACGCCCAGGTAGCGCATATCCTTGCCAGCTCAAGTTTGAGTGGCTACACCGTTGTTTGGGATCTTCGCGGTAAACGAGAAGTCGTCGCTTTACAGTATGGAGGCGGTGGAGGCCCCGTAGGTGGGCCTGGTGCTGGCCCTGGAGTCGGCAGTGTAAGGAGAGGAATGAGCGACGTTGCTTGGCACCCGGATAACGTGCGTAAATTATTTAGACTTTCTGACTCGTTTGAACCCATTTGGATTAGGCTACACGCTTAATCACTGCCTCCGAGGACGATTCACAACCGGTCATAATGCTTTGGGATTTGCGTAACGCCCGCGCTCCCGAACGTATCCTTCAAGGACACGAGCGAGGCGTACTCAGCATCGCATGGTGCTCTCAAGATCCTGAATTACTGCTTAGTTGCGGCAAGGACAACCGCAGCCTTGTCTGGAACCCCAATTCGGGCGAAATCGTTGGACAGGTATGCGAATTTATCAGCCACTTGCGTACCTTTGTTAATTAACTTTTGCAACGGTAGCTCCCTCCTTCGAACAATTGGTCCTTCCTCACGTCTTGGAACCCTCGCAACCCTGACATCTTTGCAACTGCTAATTACGACGGGTCGATCGCTCTCCATTCTATCCAATCGACAGCTCCCACTTCGGCAACGACCACCACACCCAAGGCTCCCGCCAATCCAAATGATATATTTGATCCCGCTAATTTTGCTGATACGGCGGATGCACAGAATTTGGGAAGCAGTGTCAACTTGGAGCGTGCTCCCAAATGGTTGAAGACTCCTGTTGGAGCGAGGTTTGGATTTGGCGGTGTTCTCGTAGAGGTGACCAATACTGGCAAGTGTACTAATTATTTTACTCCTATTGTTGCTAATATCTCTCACGCACACAGGCGGCGAAGACGAGAAGAAGCGCGGAAAAGTCCAGATCAAGCACGTCGTCGGCGAGTCGGAAGTCGTGGAACGCGCCAAAGAGCTCATCAAggccgaagacgaggaaggcGGAATGAAGACGTTTGTGGAAAACAGAGCGGGCAAAGTGGCGTCCAAAGAGGGCTCGGAAACCGTTGCTGAAGCCGCCAAAGATTCGAAAGATACTTATTCCACCCTCCTCGCTCTTTTCGACTCGGACCCCAAGTCGGCTTTAATTAAACTTGTCGGTTATGACGCTTCTCCTGCGGCCCTAGACGAGGCTTTGGCTGCTGTACGTGCTAAAACATATGAGCCGGTGGTCTCCTTTGCTGCCGAGGCCACGCATGTCCCCCACTCCCCTGTCGGCGAAGAACCCGAAGGCGCTCCGACCGAGCACGACGACAAAGAGGACGACGAACAGGCGAGCGAGGGCACGGACGTGCCAGGTGCAGCTCCCAGCGAAGTCAGTGCTTTCAGTTCGGATGCCAAACAGGTCGATGCGGCTAGTACCGCAACCGAACCTAGTCTATTTGGCGATGAGCCGGTGGGAGCTGCCCCTGGTCCTGctgctggagattttttcaacACTCTGGCAAGCGGTGAGTCTGATTCGAGGTTGCATAGAATGATTATCTAATACGATGTGTTTATAGACAATGATACTTTGCCAACCCGCCCTCGCGCCGCCCTCGTCCCTCACCTATCCTATACTGGTGAATCCAGCGCAGCTGCCACAATCGGCTCTCGCGCTTCGAGCGTTGCAGGCGATGCTCCTCCCACTCCATCATTCCCTGCCAAATCTTTCCGCATGCATCCTAAAAAGGAGGACGCGACCTCTGCCCTCGTCACTCGCGCACTAATCACCGGTAACCTCGATACTGCCGTTGAACTGTGCATCCAAGCCGGTCGATGGGCCGACGCTCTGCTCCTTGCCCAAGGCGAGGGCCTGGTGATGCGAACCCGAATGGCGTATTTCGACCAGGCCGGGGATAGCGCGGGCGGATATTTGCGCGTATTCAAGGGCGTTGTCCAAGGCAAAAAGGGTCTCGCCGAGCTCGTTCGTGGATCTGAAGTCGGAGAATGGCGCGAGATGCTAGTTGTTTTGTGCCGATGGGCCGAGGGCGACGC
Encoded proteins:
- a CDS encoding transporter protein Sec31, with product MKLKEIVRTATFAWSPGFEPTIATGTVAGALDASFSNDAHLEIWSPDLHDRNTTLGAEGGVGPKGKVTISSRFNRLAWGYANPDRPLGVLAAGLESGHLELWDPAQITHETDVSSARLLQNSTHTGPVRALHFNPLQTSLLASGSVGSELYIWDLKNPSTPYTPGARSQRLDGISALGWNAQVAHILASSSLSGYTVVWDLRGKREVVALQYGGGGGPVGGPGAGPGVGSVRRGMSDVAWHPDNATRLITASEDDSQPVIMLWDLRNARAPERILQGHERGVLSIAWCSQDPELLLSCGKDNRSLVWNPNSGEIVGQLPPSNNWSFLTSWNPRNPDIFATANYDGSIALHSIQSTAPTSATTTTPKAPANPNDIFDPANFADTADAQNLGSSVNLERAPKWLKTPVGARFGFGGVLVEVTNTGKCGEDEKKRGKVQIKHVVGESEVVERAKELIKAEDEEGGMKTFVENRAGKVASKEGSETVAEAAKDSKDTYSTLLALFDSDPKSALIKLVGYDASPAALDEALAAVRAKTYEPVVSFAAEATHVPHSPVGEEPEGAPTEHDDKEDDEQASEGTDVPGAAPSEVSAFSSDAKQVDAASTATEPSLFGDEPVGAAPGPAAGDFFNTLASDNDTLPTRPRAALVPHLSYTGESSAAATIGSRASSVAGDAPPTPSFPAKSFRMHPKKEDATSALVTRALITGNLDTAVELCIQAGRWADALLLAQGEGLVMRTRMAYFDQAGDSAGGYLRVFKGVVQGKKGLAELVRGSEVGEWREMLVVLCRWAEGDAFASLVGELGERVWSAAEMAKEEKREAARVCFMAGKKLDKLVRIWEEEAREEEQVGESQGGNYGIRAKAVQGFVEKAVAFSTAVGFVDSDLSSSANEDKTYPLASLYDQFLEYAQILASQGLVSEAVRYVERVPAGYGDVQWLKGAFEKKVNGTASTSKGTYGATASAGTYSAPATGPYGATPSGPYGAAAPGPYGSVGYNPPSTQPSAPYGVPPASTSGPYTAPPSSSGPYGAPPTTTGPYAPPPSTTPSNIKPTTTAYGAQGGYNPPGLPSGQQAGYGAPGQQSYGQTVYQSQQPGFRAPMVPVPPPPGPMIPPPPPTIDQPSGPPPPRIIPASQRRDIPGWNDAPNVTVPQRRTPAPAVGPAAAITSPFPNSPAPGSPITSGPPRGVGTPQRVISPPGGPPRGMSPQTGPPRVGATIPPPPRPHSGGYAPPPPSSFAPPPGPGQYAPPPQNSAAYAHPPSQGGSAYAPPPPPPGVNPGAPPPPPSGSYAPPPGQSHPPPPPPPSGTTWTPQSGPPPPPGGAPRTGTPTAPPAKAAAKAPKYPPGDREHIPASDKIIFEVLSEHLGKLRQNTPPQQKRMVDDIERRLNALFDALNCGTLSRPVVDQLITLVEAMQDSAAQAATSIHADLLTRGSRTDDIGLWMSGVKQLIIRM